Proteins from one Brevibacillus humidisoli genomic window:
- a CDS encoding IS256 family transposase yields the protein MSLIPKEQLRQWIKEKNMKSMEDVQSALKELFADTIQEMLEAELETELGYAKHDSKNKRTTNSRNGYSKKTVRSEYGDIDIQVPRDREGEFDPVIVKKHQSNVTGIEDQILAMYAKGVSTRDIQDHLQQLYGIEVSPTLISNVTNKIIPLIKEWQNRPLQSVYAVVFMDAIHFKVKQDGAIVNKAAYMVIGIDLDGHKDVLGIWIGENESAKFWLHVLNELKNRGVQDILITSVDNLKGFTEAISACYPKTEIQKCIIHQIRNSIKYVSYKDLKKITSELKPIYKAPTEQAALEELDHFEQSWGNKYPLLVRSWRNNWAEIATFFKYPPEIRKLIYTTNVIESYHRQLRKVTKGKAVFPTDEALLKMLYLVTMDVLRKWTGRVQNWGQILLQLSVFFEERVQPYIR from the coding sequence ATGAGCCTCATACCAAAAGAGCAACTCAGGCAGTGGATTAAGGAAAAGAACATGAAGTCGATGGAGGATGTGCAATCAGCTTTAAAAGAGCTGTTCGCTGACACCATCCAGGAGATGCTGGAAGCCGAATTGGAGACTGAACTTGGCTACGCGAAGCATGACTCCAAAAACAAACGAACCACGAACAGTCGCAATGGATACAGCAAGAAGACCGTTCGTTCCGAATATGGTGATATCGACATTCAGGTACCACGGGATCGAGAGGGAGAGTTTGATCCCGTTATCGTGAAGAAACACCAGTCAAACGTTACAGGGATCGAAGATCAGATTCTTGCCATGTACGCCAAAGGGGTATCCACTCGCGACATTCAAGATCACCTGCAGCAGCTCTATGGCATTGAGGTCTCGCCAACACTCATTTCCAACGTAACGAACAAAATCATTCCCTTGATTAAAGAGTGGCAGAATCGTCCCCTGCAATCGGTGTACGCTGTCGTTTTCATGGATGCGATTCATTTTAAGGTAAAGCAGGACGGAGCCATCGTCAATAAGGCTGCGTATATGGTCATTGGCATCGATCTGGATGGCCACAAAGATGTCCTTGGCATCTGGATCGGGGAAAATGAATCCGCGAAGTTTTGGCTCCACGTACTTAACGAGTTGAAGAACCGTGGTGTCCAAGATATTTTAATCACTTCCGTTGACAACCTGAAAGGCTTTACAGAAGCCATATCGGCATGTTACCCGAAGACAGAAATTCAGAAGTGCATCATCCATCAGATTCGGAATTCCATCAAGTATGTGTCATACAAGGACTTGAAGAAGATTACGTCAGAGCTTAAGCCGATCTATAAGGCTCCAACGGAGCAAGCAGCCTTAGAAGAACTCGATCATTTTGAACAGTCCTGGGGTAACAAATATCCCTTGTTGGTACGTTCCTGGCGGAACAATTGGGCCGAAATCGCCACCTTCTTCAAATACCCACCAGAGATTCGAAAACTCATTTACACGACGAATGTCATTGAGAGTTACCATCGACAATTACGGAAAGTTACGAAAGGAAAAGCTGTATTTCCAACGGACGAAGCCCTTCTCAAAATGCTTTATCTCGTGACGATGGATGTCTTACGGAAATGGACGGGACGAGTCCAAAACTGGGGACAGATCCTGTTACAACTATCCGTATTCTTTGAAGAGAGAGTACAACCGTACATTCGTTAA
- a CDS encoding sigma-70 family RNA polymerase sigma factor has protein sequence MREYGTRVLRLVYLFVKDRSIAEDITQDVFVKVYRHLPEFRHESSIHTWIYRIAVNECKGYLRSWDFRKIVPTSKIQQESGTTVEAEALGNLDRADVTRVVMSLPYRHRQVIVLYYYSELSIAEVSAVLGLSEGTIRTRLHRARQKVKELLIEEGLGWT, from the coding sequence ATGCGTGAATACGGTACACGAGTGCTGCGACTGGTCTACTTATTCGTCAAAGATCGCAGTATAGCCGAAGATATCACACAGGATGTATTTGTTAAAGTATATCGACACCTGCCCGAATTTCGCCACGAAAGCTCGATTCACACCTGGATCTACCGCATCGCGGTCAACGAGTGCAAGGGGTATCTGCGCTCATGGGACTTTCGCAAGATCGTGCCAACCTCGAAAATCCAACAGGAAAGCGGTACGACCGTGGAGGCGGAGGCACTGGGCAATCTCGACCGAGCAGATGTGACGCGCGTGGTGATGTCTCTGCCATACCGGCATCGGCAGGTGATTGTCTTGTACTATTATAGCGAGTTGTCGATAGCAGAAGTGTCGGCCGTATTGGGGCTGTCGGAGGGAACGATTCGCACCAGGCTGCATCGCGCCCGCCAGAAGGTGAAAGAGTTGCTGATAGAGGAGGGGCTGGGATGGACGTAG
- a CDS encoding M24 family metallopeptidase: MDSSRFQRLRAFMEQQNLQAVLLTSPKHVYYFTGFYTNPHERFLGLLVPHHGEPVLIVPALDEEAARQTSSIQQIVSHTDTQNPYLLLRSVMPAAVNRLGVEKDHLSVTRFEEIIDQRIASEYVNVEEVLRAMRLIKSQDEVARIRKAIDLVEDVLREGLQKVAVGVREIELAAELEYLMKKRGADGPSFETTVLFGERSALPHGIPGERRVASGELLLIDMGVAVDGYVSDITRTFVVGEASEQQKEIYEAVLAANQAAISAVRPGERLASLDLTARRLIAERGFGDFFMHRLGHGMGMDVHEYPSIHAESEGTLQPGMVFTIEPGIYLPHLGGVRIEDDVLVTDDGVEVLTRFPKELTVLG, encoded by the coding sequence ATGGATTCTTCCCGTTTTCAAAGACTTCGTGCGTTCATGGAACAGCAGAATCTACAGGCGGTTCTGCTGACATCGCCCAAACACGTTTATTATTTCACCGGGTTTTACACCAATCCGCATGAGCGGTTTTTGGGGCTGCTGGTCCCACACCATGGCGAACCCGTGTTGATTGTACCGGCGCTCGATGAAGAAGCAGCCCGGCAAACATCATCGATCCAACAAATCGTCAGCCATACCGACACGCAAAATCCATATCTGTTGCTCCGGTCGGTGATGCCCGCTGCTGTAAACCGGCTTGGAGTAGAAAAAGATCACTTGTCCGTTACCCGTTTTGAAGAGATCATCGATCAGCGGATTGCCAGCGAATACGTCAATGTCGAGGAAGTGCTTCGCGCGATGCGGCTGATCAAGAGCCAGGATGAAGTAGCGCGAATCCGGAAGGCGATTGATCTCGTTGAGGACGTGCTGCGGGAAGGACTGCAAAAAGTGGCAGTCGGCGTAAGAGAGATTGAGCTGGCTGCCGAACTGGAATACTTGATGAAAAAGCGGGGAGCAGACGGCCCTTCTTTTGAGACGACTGTCCTGTTCGGAGAGAGGTCGGCCCTGCCACATGGCATCCCTGGAGAACGCAGGGTAGCGTCAGGCGAACTTCTGTTGATTGATATGGGTGTGGCAGTCGATGGCTATGTATCCGATATCACTCGTACTTTCGTCGTCGGGGAAGCAAGCGAGCAGCAGAAAGAGATCTATGAGGCGGTCCTGGCTGCCAACCAAGCGGCAATCTCAGCAGTGAGACCGGGTGAAAGGTTAGCCAGCTTGGACCTGACCGCCCGCCGGCTGATTGCCGAACGCGGTTTCGGCGATTTCTTCATGCATCGGTTGGGACATGGTATGGGGATGGACGTACACGAGTATCCGTCCATTCACGCAGAGAGCGAGGGGACTCTGCAGCCGGGCATGGTGTTTACGATCGAACCGGGCATCTACCTGCCTCACTTAGGCGGCGTGCGGATTGAGGATGATGTGCTGGTTACGGATGACGGCGTTGAGGTTCTGACCCGTTTTCCAAAAGAATTGACAGTGCTCGGCTGA
- a CDS encoding alpha/beta fold hydrolase, whose translation MEQKYVDLPDGRTLACHISGQGTPILFIHAPAIGYINFLRQQPLAADHLLILPDLRGHGDSSPVPRPFALEEIADDLEALLRQLGLEKALICGYSQGGSLALECCLRFPERIAGLILASGFSEVSDFYLHSRYYLAEAMSAARGLLLIVHSTAQSHLDDPAERQLWTQHGSRTDPPTLHQLYKAGHDYHCSDQLKEIAAPVLLVYGGEDKPMHRYAKILQEQLRSSQLTLIPRVSHQVVTKAAPVFNRLCRQFADRVLATDKQLVMQGEK comes from the coding sequence TTGGAACAAAAGTATGTAGATCTGCCTGATGGCAGAACATTAGCCTGCCATATTAGCGGTCAGGGAACGCCGATTCTGTTCATCCATGCCCCTGCTATTGGTTATATCAACTTTTTGCGACAACAGCCGCTCGCTGCAGATCACCTCTTGATCTTACCAGACTTGCGCGGGCATGGCGACAGTTCTCCTGTTCCGCGCCCCTTTGCCTTGGAGGAGATAGCGGACGATCTGGAGGCTTTGCTTCGTCAGCTTGGGCTGGAAAAAGCGCTCATCTGCGGCTATTCGCAAGGCGGCTCGCTCGCACTGGAGTGCTGTCTGCGCTTCCCTGAACGAATCGCCGGGCTCATCTTGGCAAGCGGCTTTTCCGAGGTGAGTGATTTCTACCTGCACTCCCGTTACTACCTGGCGGAAGCGATGTCAGCTGCCCGGGGCTTGCTGCTGATTGTACACTCCACGGCCCAATCTCACCTCGACGATCCCGCCGAACGCCAGTTATGGACCCAACACGGGAGCAGAACCGACCCGCCCACCCTTCATCAGCTGTACAAAGCAGGCCATGATTACCACTGCTCCGATCAGCTGAAAGAAATCGCAGCTCCCGTCCTGCTCGTCTACGGAGGGGAAGATAAGCCGATGCACCGATACGCCAAGATTCTGCAAGAACAGCTGCGAAGCTCCCAGTTGACATTGATCCCGCGCGTCTCTCATCAAGTGGTGACCAAAGCTGCTCCTGTTTTCAACCGCCTCTGCCGACAGTTCGCTGATCGCGTTCTGGCCACAGACAAGCAGTTAGTCATGCAGGGTGAGAAGTAG
- the nikC gene encoding nickel transporter permease, with translation MTADVKPNQQQKLREPISSPWRDAWRSLRKNRLAMVGLFLILFFILLAVFAPLLTSYGYNDQELMNRLQPPSAEHWFGTDDLGRDLFTRVIYGAQISLWVGFFAVVGSIIVGSLLGILAGYYGKWVDMLISRLFDIMLAFPAILLAIAIVAMLGPSLQNALIAIAVVNIPTYGRLVRAKVLSLKEEEFIMAAKALGMKDSRLLFHHILPNSLAPIIVQGTLGIGTAIIEAAALGFLNLGAQPPEPEWGKMLSDSRQFIQIAPWTLIFPGLSIMLTVLGFNLVGDGLRDALDPRMKN, from the coding sequence CTGACCGCTGACGTAAAGCCCAACCAGCAACAGAAGTTGCGTGAACCGATTTCCTCCCCTTGGCGGGATGCGTGGCGCAGCTTGAGAAAAAACAGGCTGGCCATGGTCGGATTGTTTCTGATTCTCTTTTTTATCCTGCTTGCTGTGTTTGCTCCGCTGCTGACCAGTTACGGCTACAATGACCAGGAGTTGATGAACCGGCTCCAACCCCCTTCGGCAGAACATTGGTTTGGAACCGACGATCTAGGCCGGGACTTGTTTACCCGGGTGATCTATGGTGCACAAATCTCCTTGTGGGTAGGGTTTTTCGCGGTAGTCGGCTCGATCATCGTTGGTTCTCTATTGGGGATTCTTGCCGGTTATTATGGAAAATGGGTGGACATGCTGATTTCTCGTTTGTTTGATATCATGCTGGCTTTCCCTGCGATCTTATTGGCGATCGCCATTGTCGCCATGCTTGGCCCTTCCTTGCAAAATGCTTTGATTGCGATCGCGGTGGTCAATATCCCGACGTATGGCCGGCTAGTGCGGGCCAAGGTTCTCAGCCTGAAAGAGGAAGAGTTTATCATGGCAGCCAAGGCATTGGGCATGAAAGACAGCAGACTCTTATTCCATCACATCCTGCCTAACAGCTTGGCGCCGATCATTGTGCAGGGAACACTGGGGATTGGCACCGCCATCATTGAAGCGGCAGCACTTGGTTTCTTGAACCTTGGAGCACAGCCGCCCGAGCCGGAATGGGGAAAAATGTTGTCGGATTCCCGGCAGTTTATCCAGATCGCTCCTTGGACTTTGATTTTCCCAGGTTTGTCGATCATGCTGACGGTTTTAGGATTTAACCTGGTTGGAGACGGATTGCGCGATGCGCTTGATCCTCGTATGAAGAACTAG
- a CDS encoding ABC transporter permease, producing MAAYAIRRLLMLIPVLLGMSIIVFSIIHAIPGDPAEVILGEKASEESKQALRLELGLDKPWLEQYGIYMQNLLSGDLGNSIRTRAPIVEEMLPYLAATLELTVVSMLIAVFVGVNAGILSAWRQNSWFDYMSMLIALIGVSMPIFWLGLMEQWVFALELKWLPSSGRMNVRDPVEAVTHLYIIDSMLAGRWDQLWTVIKHLILPGIALGTIPMAIIARMTRSSMLEVMRSDYIRTARAKGLAQFFVVYKHALKNALIPVVTVIGLQTGQLLGGAVLTETIFAWPGIGRYIFDAISFRDYPVIQSGILVIAFIFVIINLLVDLLYAKLDPRIKYR from the coding sequence ATGGCAGCGTACGCGATCAGGAGACTGTTGATGCTTATTCCGGTGCTGCTGGGGATGAGTATCATCGTGTTTTCGATCATTCACGCCATCCCAGGCGATCCGGCAGAAGTGATCCTCGGCGAGAAGGCGAGCGAAGAATCCAAGCAGGCTCTGCGGCTTGAGCTGGGGCTGGACAAACCGTGGCTTGAGCAGTACGGCATTTACATGCAAAACTTGTTGTCGGGCGATTTGGGCAATTCGATCCGGACTAGGGCACCGATCGTAGAAGAAATGCTTCCTTATTTGGCAGCGACGCTGGAGTTGACCGTGGTCAGCATGCTGATTGCCGTTTTTGTCGGGGTGAATGCCGGGATTCTGAGCGCCTGGAGACAGAATTCGTGGTTTGACTATATGAGCATGCTGATCGCGCTGATTGGCGTCTCCATGCCAATCTTTTGGCTTGGTTTGATGGAGCAGTGGGTGTTTGCTCTGGAACTGAAGTGGCTCCCATCCAGTGGACGGATGAATGTACGGGACCCCGTTGAAGCAGTTACGCACTTGTACATCATCGATTCGATGCTGGCAGGTCGCTGGGATCAGCTGTGGACGGTGATCAAGCACTTGATCCTCCCCGGCATCGCACTGGGGACGATTCCGATGGCGATTATTGCACGGATGACTCGTTCCAGCATGCTGGAAGTGATGCGTTCCGATTACATTCGGACCGCGCGCGCGAAAGGGTTGGCCCAGTTTTTTGTGGTGTACAAGCATGCACTGAAAAATGCCTTGATTCCGGTTGTCACAGTGATTGGTCTACAGACCGGCCAACTGCTCGGCGGTGCAGTGCTGACGGAGACGATTTTCGCCTGGCCTGGCATTGGACGTTACATTTTCGATGCGATCAGTTTTCGCGATTATCCGGTGATTCAATCTGGAATTCTAGTGATTGCGTTTATTTTTGTCATCATCAATCTGCTGGTTGACCTGCTCTACGCCAAGCTGGATCCGCGCATCAAATATCGATAA